DNA sequence from the Strigops habroptila isolate Jane chromosome 4, bStrHab1.2.pri, whole genome shotgun sequence genome:
TTAAATTTTCTTGACAGCAGATGGCATAAGACACTGAATACGTTAACGATTACACCAGCAGCTTTAAGGAGCTTGGTGTCCAAATGCCTTTCTTACCTCATGTAGGAAAGTTTAAGTAAAGAACTGTAGTTACGTAAGACAGCTTCATTAGGAATAGATGCATCCATGCTTATCTTGCCAAGAAGTGTACTTAGAACAGCTCTTACTTTATTGTCCTTGTAGTGCAGTGTATACGAACTGAATTGTCACAGTGTTGACATACACAACAAAGTGCTGACATACTCTAATCCTCTGCCTTCTCAAAGCAGTTGAAGTACAGCTGTTACCAACAACTGATGGAACCAAGCACCTAAGTGACAGCCTTCAGTGATAACTTGGTACTACTTGTTAAAGtgacaacagcagcagttaCACCAAATAAGGTTGAACTgattttttgaaaattttttactaaaataaacaAGTACAATTTTTTCAGTATAAGTTACATAATTGCATACATTTTTAGCTCTTTCTAGGTGCTTTTGGTAATAAGGCAGCAGCAGTAGGCTGACAATTAAACCTTTTAGCATTGCTTTTTACACAAGGAGTCAGTGCAAGGGTATTGTATTTTCCAGCAATCTACATTTTCACTGAATATGCTGAAGATGAAGCTAATTTTTATTTGATACAGCTCAAGCAGAAGAGGACTGTAGTGCAATTCTTGCTTATGGGAAAAGAAAGCCTGTACAGTAAAATATGAATGAAGGATGCTCAAACCATGATTTGTTCACCAGAAGCAGTTAATAGAACACTTAGCCACAACTATTTGTGCTTCATAAAAAACATATACAGCTTATAAACTAAAACCTCAGCTGTAAAAGTTCTTCACTGTAGAATAGTGCTTACTGCACGACATACAATGTTTCAGATCTGCTTTGGTGGTAGAACTTCCATGTGCTATTATGGAAACATGTTTCCAGAAGAAATAATCCTCTTACAGATCAACAGCCAGctcatttccctttctctgtgaAAGAACAAGCCCTGACAAAGGAGAACATGTAGTGTGGTAAAAGCTATAGTggcacaaaaaacccaaaactggcCCCTGGACAGGTTCGTCACTTCAATACCCATGTTCTCTATTTCAAGTTTATTCAATGTGGCCTTAACAGACCGTATCAGACTACTAGAGGAGGAGTACTCTCCATCAGCCTTGGTTTAAGTCAGTGAAGCAGATGCTTCAGTCACTAACTCTTCTACTGGCAATACACAGGGTCTGAGTAATGATCATGCAAACTTCTTCTTTGTAGCTGTAAATCGTTCCATGtactacaaagaaaacaaacaaagattCAGAAGTTAATACAAGATTGACTGCTATTGAAAGCAGCTAAGCTGCTGCTCCGAGACTCAAAAGCACTCTGCATCAAAAGCATCCTTTCATTTCCCAGATGCTGCAGAGCTTTAGAGCTCCCAAACATTagagttttcatttcaaacaaacaaactccaAAAGTTTCTGCCATTTGCTGTAATTCAGATTAATGTTCCAGAAAGCAAGTCTCCACAGAGCTGAACGCTCAAATCTTAAGTGTTAAGGATGAGCAAACAGTTAAGAATGCTGCATAATAAGCACCcattattttttgttctattAAGGTGAAGACATGCCTGTCATCACCCGTGACCCTTCAATAGATGCTGATGAAAGAACACTGATCCTGAATCCTATGAGGAAGTTGATCTTTGAAGAACTCTAGAAATTCTTTTCTGAGGTTAGTTACAAATCCAGTACCAGGGACAATACCAACAGACTGTGCTTTTATTCACCAGCGTAAATGCTTAGTACTCTGAGGAGGCACTGAGTAAGAACTTCACTAgaagcttctttaaaaaaaacacacacacaagaaaaaaagacacaaaccTTGTCATAACCTTCCAGTTCTCTGAGTTTCTTGATTTCAAAGAGGTTGCCTTCTACTGCAAGCAGTGAGATCTGGGAATCACTGAGGATACTCTGAGGAAGCATGCTGAGTTCTAGACAGTTTTCTTCTAAACGCAACACTTTGAGGCGGGGACAGTGGGAGATTTGCACTGAGATCTGGGAAAtctggtagaaaaaaaaaagagaagtgggATTAAAATGTTAGTGATCCATGATTACTTTAAGTGAGTGATTTGTTTCAGGCTAATGTGGAAAAATTACCATGTAAATATAAACTACATTAACAGTAACTACTTGACAACAACATGTAAGCAACCATAATAATGATCAAAAGTCCAAGTAACTTTTTGTTATTCCATGATGACAGGCAACCTACACGTTTATCAGATTCCTGCTCAAGAACTCTTCAAATAATTCTCTGTATGACTAAATTCAGGATTTATCAGTTAGTCAAATCAGGCAGTGGGATGTATCAGTACATAAATTCTAGTTGTGATCCCTCATTTCTGTTGTATAACAAAGAGGTCTTTTAGCTATAAAGTTGTGATGGTCCAAGTTTATGTTCCTTGAATGTACCAAGTCCAAGATAAACCATGTCCTAAATCTACATGCCCATAATATCTCTGTTACCAGACCTGATTCTGATTCAAATTGAGTTCAATAGCCTGCAATTCTCCCACACTGTCGGGCACGTTTTGGATCTGGTTTTTGGAAAGATCTACCACATCCAAGTGGCGAAGACCACAGAGTTGTGTAGGCACAGTCCGAAGCTGATTTCCAGAAAGGCTCAGGGTTTTGAGAGCCGAAAGCTGTCCAAACGCAGCCGGCAGCTGCCTCAAGTGATTGCCATTCAAGTGTAGCGTTTCCAGTTTTTTCAGTTTACACAGCTCCTCAGGTAAAGCAGCTAGAAATAAATGACAGAACAAAGAGATGACCTAAACAAAGAGCAGTAAATGACCATACCCATTTAATTCAAGTAAGTTTCTGTATGGAAAACAGTGCTATATTACAATAATTTCTCATAGGATTCATTTTCCAATGAAGGCACAGATGCCTGCACAGAAAGTTAAGCCCACTGACAACATATGCTTTTTAACCATCTTCCAtaagtatctttaaaataatctgcagACACGGCAGACCTTCAAATCAGAGGCTGAAAACACTACTCTCAGAAGAGTTTAGCCTATTAGTTATACTCCTTACCAACCACTTTGCCAATGTATTCTATGGCATTTGAAGTACCACGCTATTCACAGCTACAGGTTTGCTGtagctttttaaaagtattacTCAAAAGTAAGTTCTCAGATAATTCACACTGTATCATACCAGCACATAAGCCTCACCAGGTAAGCTCTGCTGGCGTTCATTCATCCCTCATTCTACCTACACACGTGTACAACCTGTAGCACTTCTGAGTTGCACTACAGAGTCAGAGGTTTGTAAACTTGGTTTCAAAAAGGCAGATAATACACAATTAGCACACAAAAAAGTCAGTTTCTTCACCTCATCTAACTTTTCCAGAAAGTTGGACTTTTGTCCAACAGGAACAGTAACAATCATTGAATGGCCAGCAACATTTTCTACAGATGCTCTTTTTTACCTGTTCTCTATGCAAGTACTGAACCATCCAACACTTAAAATTTCAGATCAGACAAGTCACAGCACAGAAACGTTATGGTTTTAAGTACTTACATGTCATTGTAAAACTGATAATACAACTAAGTTGGCAACTAGTTTTGAAGAATTTATGGTTCTgggcttttttctcctgtacATGATTCCCAGAGATTTCAGTTTAGGTGACTAAACTCCCCATTTACATCCTGTGAGAGTCAAATCATTAAATTTAGTTTCTGATCAGAGAAATCAggttattaattttaaaatctatggAGATATTAATGAGCAGACATACtcagtttgttgttgtttagaGCAAGGCTCTTCAACAAGGAAAATTTTCCAATGAGTGGTGGCAAGAGCTCTATTTTGTTGTTCGACAAGTCTATTGTCCTTAAGTTGCTTGTTAGCTTCTGCAGATCTTCAGGAAACTATGGGGGAGAAAAACGATACAGCATTTAAATAGCTGCTACAGCTTTGAATGCTCAAGTTACACAGCTTAAAGTATTACTTGAAATTTGTATCATTATTCCATACTATCATAGGTATCACAATGCCCAATCACCACAGTGTGCAACTAAGCTGGCAAATTTGCTTAATACGTATTTTTAAACGTATTTTTTCAtctgaggaagggaaaagggataTAAAGGAGATGGTCTAACATCTAGGAAGTAGATTTTAATCcaaagaatttaaatttaaaagggagaaggaagtgTACCATGACATGAGCTTGGTTCTATTTTAGTCCTTGTGTGTGTTTCTCTGAAATGTgcctgtcatttaaaaatattctacagCTAGTTACAACTCTATAGTTTAACAGATTGTGAAATTTtactcttgctttcctttttaaataattatgtaAACCATTTTCCTTATTCTTATTTACATCCCGTACCACTTTAATCTGCACTTGGCACTaagctgaaaagaagaaaaacctgacAATCGCCATTGGTCAGTCCTGGTCCATAGGCCAGTGATTTTGATTCTCTTTGGTTTggcagaggaaaagggaagagagaaggtaGGACAGTGGAAAAAGATACTTTAGAAGTCTTGGAAAATTAGTGCAATATAGAGTTATTTTGGCTATCCTGTGAATTGTTACTTGACTTATGATTCCAGGacattctgtgtttttctgcagccGAGTCAAAGTCAAGACAATTTCCAATATAATAAACTTCCAGAAGCTTGCAGCCCAGTGAACAGCCTGTACAAACTAGTCATATGACTGCAGTTAAACAAAGCATAAGTATCTAAACGTGACAACTTGTGGAGTATCTTTCTAGGTAACAATATGGTTATAAAATTTACAGGTTTTCCCCTCACGtttacagactttttttaaaacagcacaACATCATAACTAGTACTTCTTGAACATATATGCACTCTAAAGCATAAGCTCATAAGCACACAAGTGCCCTGCTAGACAAATCCTCAATCAGAAGACAGTATAAACAAAAAatcatgcaaaaagaaaaaaaaaaccccaccaaattcttgaaataattttatccaTCATTATTTATGAGAAATACATATATGCAGTGCACCATGACAAAGAGGTAGGAATTTCTCTCCAAAAGCATCAGTCATGCACACAAAACAGCCACGTTTCCCCTACAGATACATTACCTCTGTAAGTCCCTTTCCAGTTAGCTGAAACACACcagttttctgtgctgtctCCAGGTGGGCTTTTAATGCACTATTTCCCATCCTAACAGTTCTCTGTCAAGCGTACTGAGTTTGAGTGAGAGTCTCAGGCGGTTCCTCTCAGTTATTCTGCACTAGAGAATCCAATGCCTCTGTGataaagcaaatgtaaaaagtCATGTTATGTGTACTGTCTTCAACACTACAGGCATTTCAACACAATGAACCTCTTCACTGCTGCGTTTTCATCTTCCTCATAACTAAAACCTAGAACTTAAAAGATTTACCTAGCTTAAGGTACTTTCACTATAGCAGTTTGAATATTGAAACAATACAACAAGTATAGTTGAAACTAAGTGGGGAAATTGCATACTCTCCCCATTTTGCCTCTTTCAGGGCCCAGCAGTCTATAGAGATTCTCCACGAAGACTAGCTGTGATTTTAATGGCCTCTATCAGCACTGACCTGCTGTCAATactacagttttatttctttagtcaACATTTGTTTCACGTAGAGACCTGACTCCTTTTCTGCGACTCTAGACACAGACACACGACATCCATCTCCCGTAACCCCAGCAGGGTTTAATCTCCAGGACTAACTACACCGGTTTCCAGGCCGAGGGATTAACGGCAAGTGAGGAATAAAGCCTCACACAGCACGTAAATGGCCGGGATAAGAAGCATTCCCTGCCGCGACGGCTAGAAGCGGGTCAGCAGGACCCTCAGCGAGGGACGAAGCCAGCAACGACCCGCTTCAGGCCCCGGTCCCCCCGCCTCAACCCCGCCGCCACAGGATGCGCCGGCGGGGCAGCCggccccagcccggcccggctcACCTGTACACAGCCGCACGGTGACGCTCCGTGGCGGCGGCGCCCCCCGTTCCCTCCCGCGGGCTCCACCTCAGCCCCTCGAGAGCCGCCGCTCCGCCAGCACTCACGGACCCCCCCCCCGGAACCGGACGCATGTCCCTACTTTTTCCTTCCGCACCCAACATGGCGGCCGCCCGCCGGACACTGCGGCCGTCATCCGCCCGGGCTGCCGGGACAACCAGAACGGTGGAGCGGCGGCGCTCCGCTTCCCCAGCGGTGGAGGCCGTCAGCTCCTGGCCCTGCGGGGAGGCCCAGCCCGCGCGGGGGCCGCTGGAGCTGAGCCTGCGGCTGTGCGCGGATGGCGCCGGGGAGCGGAGCGGTGCCGGGGAGCGGAGCGGCGCCGGGGAGCGGAGCggcgccgcggccgcccgcTATCCCTGGGAGGTGGGGCACACCACGGCGGCGGGCGCCCTGCTAGCGCGGTGCCTGGCGGAGGGCGCCGTGACCCAGGTAACGGCCCGGTGCCTGGGGGGGGGGCCGCGCTGGAGGGGCAGCGGGGTGACAGAAGCTGCGTGTGGTAAAGGCCCTTCAGGCCCCTGTGTCCCGCCAGGGTTTCCTGGGTGCGGTGCCTCGCCTTCACCTCCAGCCTGACAGGCCTCAGTGCTTACATGCTTGTGGTGCCGGCTGTGTCCTGAGATGAGACTGTGCTGAACGTGCTGAAATGTGTTGCTGTTTGTGAAAATGGTTGCTAGTTGGAGAGGCAGAGGAGTTTTGCCTTTTAGTGTGGGATCTCTTACGGTTTTGGCTGATGGCAGCTTTTCTTACTAGGAAGAACCCTGCCTTCTGGTGTGTGGAGTGTAGTTGTGAGGGGTTTGTGGTGTCCTGTGGTGTGTTCCAGCAGCATGCAAGCCAGTGTTCTTGAGAGTGTTCTCATTATGCCTTGTatgagattttgttttcactcGTGTTCGTTTTCCCCGAATAATGCATATATTTTGTGAGCTGTTCAGGTTAAATCTTCCGTATTGCATAGTGCAAGAGGTTAACAGTAACTTTAGACTCTTAAAAGCCAATCTAGCAGCTTTGCCTCATGTTCTTGCTCTGACTGCATTTTGTcccattgttttcctttcacaggaGACACTGGATTTAAACCACAGAACCCCCCCGTGCTTTGTGAAGTTcgcagagatggaaaaaatggCAAACATGCGAGCTGAAATCAATGAGGTACAGCCTTTGCTGTTGTTGGTGTACACTCAACACTtcagtgctgggtttggctgggatacagttattttattcctattagttggtgcagtgctgtgttttggatttagtctgacAATAATGTTGGTAACACACCGCTGTTTTAGTTATTGTTAAGCAGtgtttaccctgatcaaggacttttcagtctctcctactctgccagtgaggaggggcatgagaagccgggagggagcagagtcaggacccaaagtagccaaaggggtattccgtaccacagcacatcatgcccagtatataaactggggggagttagctggaagggactgattgctgctcaggacaggctgggtatcagtcagtgggtggtgggCAATTGCGTTCTGCATCACTGTTGTTCATTGGGgtttttgcttgggtttttggggggtgtgtgtgtttggttggggttttcttcctgtttcagttttatatctctccccttgttatttcccttgttgTTATTATCATTAGTAGTgttagtattatattgtactttaattattaaactgttcttaggcttttttccccccagttctcctccccatatCACTGGcggtacttagttgccagctggagATAAACCGTGACAGTGGCACCTGATGATGTATCAGACTGCCATGTGCTATTGTTTCATGTTGTGGAGTTTTTAGACAGTTTAGCTGTTAAACAGTTGGCACTTCTTCCCCACTGCACTGAATTgtcataaagaaaataacaacattATGAAACAAAAGGTTTCAGTATAACTGGAAAGATGCAGCAGCCTGCATCTGTGACTGAAGTGTTACCtgaagttttctgaagaaactgaagaacaggTAAGAATTAGTAGTTGACTTCAATtcacaaaaatgtgtttctttataGGCAAGAATTGCTAGACCATTTGGTTGGTTAGCAAGAGGTAACCTCAGTCATCTCCTACTGCCTGAATTGGCTCTTGGCTTGAATTTTATGATGGTGTTTTCTGAACATTTGCTTGCTGGTACAAAAACTGTGTTTAAGTTACACAATGTGGGCTCCAGCAGCTACAAAAcagctttctgcagctgcttaCAGCTTGCTGCAAAGTAGTGTGACAAATTCATCATTTTTTGGAGTATGGGTTAAACAGGTGGTGGTATCCTGTATTGACAGGCAAAAGGAACAAACAGTTTAGAGTTTTCAGCTCCCAGTAGGGTGGCTACTTAGCATCCTTTGCTGAATGGTTTGACAATACAAAGTACCCTCTCTGATAAATGTTCAATATGCTATGAGTGAAGCACATTTATTTATGTCCTCTCATCAGTGATCAAGAAGAGCAAAGCAATAGCTCTCTGTGTGTCCTGAGAGACTGACATGTCATCATCCTCTTCTGTACTTTCCTCAGTCATCTCTTGTCTAGCCAAGATGGCCAAAACTCTTTCAGCCACAGGAAGGTATCTCTGCTCTTGTACTGGTTTATTTATTGGAAAGAATTAAAGCTGGGAGTTTTCCCTGAGAGAGCTTCTCCcacagctaaaaaaaacccaacacaacacAAATCCTCCAGAAGGAGGAAACTTGGGGCTGTGCGAGGTTCTTTAGTAGAATGCAGACCATGAAACTGCTTTGTAGGAGATGTAAGTTTCTGTGTTTAGGAACGAACTGCAGAATCtcttttccagcacaaattCCCACTAAATCACCAAAttctttagctttttttaaacagtctttTCCTGTTGACCACTCCCCCCAGTAGTCTCAACACTCCAGAGAGCACAGTAACATGCTCTCATGCAAATGCTCCCTCTCTGCTGTCTTCCATACACGTGCTCTTGCCCATGCTCctgctttctccctttctgcttcctctgccaCCCCAAGAGAGGCATACCTACCTGGGTAAGTAtgttgaaaatgcattttcatttgatgTTGTTACTGTTGTagatgaaactgaaaactgaaatcttgCAGTTGGAGAAGGAGACAGCAGACATTACTCACCCTTTTTACTTAGGTAAGTGCAGTTGTACCTTAGGAAAAACAAGAATGTTAAATGACTTCAGCAGATTAATGTTTCATCTGAGTACATGACACTTGTAGAATTCATTGCAGCATATTAGAGGTGGCAGGTGCTTTATGGGCCTGTAATGAACACTTCCACACTATTTAAACTTGCGGTTCTGCTGTCACAGCAGACGCTCATATGTAGCTCATTCTCCAAAAAAGTTGGGGGGGTGGACAGCTCAGTGCAGCATCAGGAATTCCAAGATCATCAGAAACCTGATTAGATCCCCTGTGTGCtgccttgctgcttttccagtaACTCAGTCTATTTTTGCTGCATCTGTATGCCCCTAAAATCACTTGGTATTTTGGAGCATATGTAGTCATTTCTTGTTATTGTGCACTTTCCCCACTGTGATTTAATGGATGCTTAAAAACATTCTAGCTTGCTCCTGCTGTGTTAGGCTAGTGAAGTATATTGTaacactgcagtgctgtggtatATTCTTAAAAAGTTGGTTTAATCTCAGACAGTTTACTTAAAACTATAGataatgtaataaaattaacaaagcAGTACCTCTAAAAAGTAGGTGTTATGACTTTGAGGTGCATGCTGATACTAAGTCCTACAAACTCTAATAAAAGTCATTCTGACTAATGATCTCTTTCTTGAATGTAAACTGTCCAGTGATCAGActctatttctgtctttctccagAAGAAATCTTGCTCTTGTTTTAGCAGGACAATAGGTTCAactttgtaattttattttataggcAAAAAATATGAGATTATGCAAGATATGAACAGACACTTGGAAGCCGTACTGAAAGCAGAGAGGGCTCTTAGAAAGAGGTTGCTGAAGCCCAGATGTCAAGAGAGCCTTCCTATTGAGGCTACTTTCCACAAGTAGGcatatagaaaataattgttctttGGGTGCATGAGTCCAATTAATTTGAACTAATAAGCAGTAAAAATTGCAtgttttcattcacttttcCATTGATgagaatacaaataaaaaatggtaGCAGAACTTCAGCTACAAGCTAGTAGTTTACTCATTGCTCAGTTTGTAGAAAGGTAGTGATACATATTTTTATGAGTATTTGCTTGGGTTATTGGTCTCTGAAGATTACAGAACAATTTGtgatcttttgttttaaatagatgTGTTAAATGGTTGATTCATTGTGCTTCTCCGTAGGCAGGAATTGTTACTTCAGCATTTGGTGTCTTCCTTCCACTGTGACTTGCTCAGACTAAGTGTATGAATGATTCTCAGACATGTgtagtacatttaaaaaaaatacatagtcCTTCTTATGGTCTAAAAATCTAGTCTAGTTACTGACAAAGTGCGTATTCACTTCTGTAATTCCTGCCCTCCTTGTTGCTGAGAGTCACAAAAGAAGTGTAAttacagagaaattaattaGAAAACCCATGGGGTAAAGAATTAAGAGCTTGGAAGTATTAAATCCTCATTGTTTTGCACAGCTTTTGAGTAAGGGCTCATTCTTGGTTGCAGGGATATAGTAGAGTTGTTGACCGAGGCTGTGACTTTCATTGAGAAGCTTGAAAACCATTTGCAGACCGTTAGAAGCATTCCTCAGATACCAAGCATGGTGAATAATATGGTGAGTAGCAAAAGAACTGAGCCTTCTGTCTCTTCCAGCATTAAGAACTCGATGCCGTTTGGGTGCTTTGGTCATTTTTATATCCTGCTAGATTGACAGGGTATATAGACATGAAATCCTACTCTTCTactcttttctgcttcaggagACTGCTTTGACAAAAACAGAGTTGCTCGTGATAGAATTGGAGGAACTGACAGAGCAAATAGTGAAATGGAGAGAACTGCAGAGAACTTCCAATGTCATCTGCAGTACTGCTGAATTCGACTTTGGCTTATCTGTAACCTAAGAAATCATTTTCCTCAAATAGGATGGCTATTCAAAGAACTACGTTTTTACAGTCTTCTGTGAAAACTACAACAGAGTTGTGGTGCTTTAAGGGGATTTTGTAGGTAGTTATGTTTCTGTTCTTATGCAACAGTTCATGAGCAGTAGCTCATGGGAAGACAGACTACTGAGAAGACTGTTAAGGAGTTCCTCTTTGAAATAGTTAGACAGGATTCCCTTGGAGCCTGTATCATCAATGCACATTTGTGTTGATATTTCTTTTGCACTTGCTATAGTGTCTCTGTTTTCTATAAGAATCTTGATAATATGCTGTTATTTTGTATGTTGCTATAAAACTTCAATAAAAGCACTAGATTTCAAGAGCtcagttttttgctttttattttgttactaaATTGTATAATTAAAAGAACGGTGCAAATTCTTGGATCCCAGGTTAGGCTTCCATAGGAATTCCAACCAGGAAATTAAACTAGTTTTATGTTACAGTTCATTATAGTTATGATGTGGTTTTGTGAGAAGGCAGGGAATGGACTCAGTGATACGTGGCAGGTCTGCTGATTGGCAAAACCACGCGTCTGTGAATAGTAGTAAGTACATTATTTGgtctctccttttctgttgtttgcCCTACTTTCAGTGCCCCCCTTAGAATAAAACTCTTGTTCCACAAGTATGACTGAATTTA
Encoded proteins:
- the HAUS2 gene encoding HAUS augmin-like complex subunit 2: MSLLFPSAPNMAAARRTLRPSSARAAGTTRTVERRRSASPAVEAVSSWPCGEAQPARGPLELSLRLCADGAGERSGAGERSGAGERSGAAAARYPWEVGHTTAAGALLARCLAEGAVTQETLDLNHRTPPCFVKFAEMEKMANMRAEINEMKLKTEILQLEKETADITHPFYLGKKYEIMQDMNRHLEAVLKAERALRKRLLKPRCQESLPIEATFHKDIVELLTEAVTFIEKLENHLQTVRSIPQIPSMVNNMETALTKTELLVIELEELTEQIVKWRELQRTSNVICSTAEFDFGLSVT
- the LRRC57 gene encoding leucine-rich repeat-containing protein 57 — its product is MGNSALKAHLETAQKTGVFQLTGKGLTEFPEDLQKLTSNLRTIDLSNNKIELLPPLIGKFSLLKSLALNNNKLTALPEELCKLKKLETLHLNGNHLRQLPAAFGQLSALKTLSLSGNQLRTVPTQLCGLRHLDVVDLSKNQIQNVPDSVGELQAIELNLNQNQISQISVQISHCPRLKVLRLEENCLELSMLPQSILSDSQISLLAVEGNLFEIKKLRELEGYDKYMERFTATKKKFA